A segment of the Halovivax limisalsi genome:
CGCGCACGAAGGTTGAAGACGGCGCCCGTCGAACCCGTTCGAAACTCGCGTCGCTTCGACCGCCGCGTCGGTCGGCCGAATCGAACGGTGAGTCGCTCGAATCCGGGCTCGACCGTCCGGGCCCGCCGGCTCACGCCGCGGGTCGGACGGCTGACGCTCGACGGTCCGACGAACTGCCCGGGCGAGTCCGACGAACTGGCACGATCGTGGGTCACTTTCACGCAGATGTTACGGTCCGTCCTGACGAATCTGGTGCTCGTCGTCGTCGGACTGATCGCGCTCGTCGGCAGCGTCCTGTTCTCCCGGAGCCAGCTCGCCCGGACTCGTCGCGAGTTGCTCGCCCGGCTGCGAGACGCGGCGCCGATCGCGCTCGTCCTCGGTCTCGTTCTCGTCGCCAACGGGATCGTCCGACAGCACATGGCCGGGCTTTCCTGGATCGTCGGGTGGGAACTCACCTGGACGTTCTATCAGCTCGAAGGCGGGTTGGTGCCGTGGATCCAGTCGTTTCGGACGCCCGCGCTGACGGCCGTTTTCTCGTACGTCTACGTCTACGGCTACGCGTTCTTGCTGGTCTTTCCCGTCGTCGCGTACCTCCTGCTCGCCGACACGCGCCCGCTTCGCGTCCTCCTGACCGCGTACACGATCAATTACACCCTCGGGCCGCTGGTGTACGTCTTCGTCATCGCCTACGGGCCGCGCAACTTCGCCGCGGAGAGTCTCCTCTACGACGTCTATCCGCAGTACCAGTTACTCACGGCCGAGGTGAACCGCAACACCAACGTCTTTCCGTCGCTGCACGTCTCCCTGTCGGTGACGGTCGCCGTCGTGGCTTACTGGACTCGCGAGTGCTATCCCGCCTGGTGGTACCTCGGCGCGCTCGGGAGCGGGTGTATCGCCGTCGCCACGATGTACCTCGGGATTCACTGGGCGATCGACGTCGCGGGCGGCGTCGTCCTCGCCGCGATCAGCCTCTGGCTGGCCGATCGACTGGTCGACCGCCGATCGCTTGCCGACCGGCTCCGTCGACGGCAGCAGCAATCCGAGGAGTGACTGGTCGGTCGATCGATATCGGCAAGGGACCACGAATCGCAGGATCGACCGGTTCGGTTGCTGGCGAGCCGGACGGTTCGCCGACGTCGCGTCGGGGGCGACGAGACGGAATCGATCGCGCCGGACGCGTCAGTCGTCTTCGAGCG
Coding sequences within it:
- a CDS encoding phosphatase PAP2 family protein yields the protein MRSAVETVLGRRSSGSQVLRRARRLKTAPVEPVRNSRRFDRRVGRPNRTVSRSNPGSTVRARRLTPRVGRLTLDGPTNCPGESDELARSWVTFTQMLRSVLTNLVLVVVGLIALVGSVLFSRSQLARTRRELLARLRDAAPIALVLGLVLVANGIVRQHMAGLSWIVGWELTWTFYQLEGGLVPWIQSFRTPALTAVFSYVYVYGYAFLLVFPVVAYLLLADTRPLRVLLTAYTINYTLGPLVYVFVIAYGPRNFAAESLLYDVYPQYQLLTAEVNRNTNVFPSLHVSLSVTVAVVAYWTRECYPAWWYLGALGSGCIAVATMYLGIHWAIDVAGGVVLAAISLWLADRLVDRRSLADRLRRRQQQSEE